A window of the Helianthus annuus cultivar XRQ/B chromosome 4, HanXRQr2.0-SUNRISE, whole genome shotgun sequence genome harbors these coding sequences:
- the LOC110900720 gene encoding uncharacterized protein LOC110900720, which yields MTEAARKRFFQIHELEELRDAAYARSLGIKEKTKVLHDRKLRKVKEFSKGGKVPIYNSRLKLFAGKLKSKWSGPYMVHYVFLYGAVEIMDETDGRSWKVNGHRLKHYIGGAINKNEMEETPLEIPSKAAN from the coding sequence ATGACCGAAGCTGCTAGGAAGCGTTTCTTTCAAATCCATGAGCTTGAGGAGCTTAGGGATGCGGCTTATGCTCGATCATTGGGAATCAAGGAGAAAACAAAAGTTCTACATGATAGGAAGTTAAGAAAAGTGAAGGAATTTAGCAAAGGCGGCAAAGTACCCATCTACAACTCCAGATTGAAGTTGTTTGCGGGTAAGTTGAAATCGAAGTGGTCGGGACCTTATATGGTTCACTACGTGTTTCTGTATGGAGCGGTGGAGATCATGGATGAGACGGATGGCCGTAGTTGGAAGGTGAATGGCCACAGATTAAAGCACTACATTGGAGGGGCGATAAACAAGAACGAGATGGAGGAAACTCCTCTCGAAATCCCATCTAAAGCCGCCAATTAG
- the LOC110897711 gene encoding protein STICHEL, translating into MSANRSSSYSVDPSNLHLKKELTQIKKAARVLRDPGTTSSWRSPLASSRSTSHYRNTSGYSVEEVIGSNVNGSNGHVNSANRRKEKEKEKEKKVFLYNWRTQRSESERSVSVRHQQRRRSDGEESVDDSLSDARNDGDLNTTTPPPIRRMMMKKKKPIRKMVHSSSAAALKLELQRQLSLVDQYDSDDMVAVKGGSVTSPLLSRLKSAKLLKGGSRKDDSSSYCYSTPALSTSSINKRWVRNPSTVGSWDATTIDGDDEGMDDDQLGLPGRQGCGISCYWSSSKRSTPKRGVCGSCYSPSFSDTLRRKGSSILCGSGTQTNYRHRRRQRSSMGAYNKTHKTSHVPLLTNGVESRDRSDTGTDDELSTNYGELDLEALSRLDGRRWSTSHKSQEGLELVAVNGEIEEDSASSLDNINCFSYKYKPMFFEDIVGQNVVVQSLVNSVIKGRIAPVYLFQGPRGTGKTSTARIFAAALNCLATGDTRPCGVCRECAEFISGKSWVITEMDGSSKKGIEKVRFLMKKLQMGSSTSTFIRHEVFVIDECHLLPSKLWLAFQKFLEEPPQNVVFIFITTDLDNVPRAVLSRCQKYTFNKIKDSDIVNRLRKILEEENLDVESDALDLIALNVDGSLRDAETMLDQLSLLGKRITTDLVNELVGVVSDEKLLELVELAMSSNTAETVKRARELMDLGVDPMVLMSQMATLIMDIIAGTYQVVEARYGDSLFGGRSLTEGEVERLKQALKLLSDAEKQLRVSSERSTWFTATLLQLGSVQSADPTPSGSSRRQSSKTTDDDHPCAPATFKDIYFQKQKSTPIKPLLNNSTPQDALQSMRQLINDDGPSVSHHDDVTHGNTNSNILDEIWGRCIDKCHSKTLRQLLHTYGNLVSISEDKDNLVAYIVFRDKDIKSRAERFLSSITNSFETVLRRNIEVRLILLSDDDEPTANKDGPVDNFSDPKGRKVGNPVQRIESIIHEQRLETAWLQTAEKGTPGSLNRLRPERNQVLPQMETSQQQWEDELTRELNLLKINDGKKENTTITPSLLHDANLVTKDSMGYESGSGGGGGCFCFNKTKRNRRGKMKPGTPVGPRRGARFLIFGECGKSGRTEHRSRR; encoded by the exons ATGTCTGCGAATCGAAGCAGTAGTTACAGTGTTGATCCCAGCAATCTGCATCTGAAGAAGGAGTTGACTCAGATCAAGAAAGCTGCTCGAGTGCTGAGAGATCCCGGCACAACTTCTTCATGGAGGTCACCGCTTGCTTCCTCTAGATCCACCAGCCATTATAGGAACACATCTGGCTACAGTGTTGAAGAGGTTATTGGGAGTAATGTTAACGGTAGTAATGGTCATGTTAATAGTGCTAACAGgaggaaagagaaagagaaagagaaagagaagaaggtgTTTTTGTATAATTGGAGGACGCAGAGATCGGAGAGTGAGAGGAGTGTATCCGTGAGGCACCAGCAACGAAGAAGAAGCGATGGGGAGGAGAGTGTGGATGATAGCTTGAGTGATGCACGGAATGATGGGGATTTGAACACTACAACGCCACCACCGATTAGgagaatgatgatgaagaagaagaagccgATTAGGAAAATGGTGCATTCGTCGTCTGCTGCGGCTTTGAAGCTTGAATTGCAGAGACAGTTAAGTTTGGTAGATCAATATGATTCGGATGATATGGTTGCTGTTAAAGGGGGTTCGGTGACATCCCCTTTGTTGTCTAGGCTAAAATCTGCAAAATTGTTGAAAGGGGGTAGTAGGAAAGATGATTCGTCTTCTTACTGTTATAGCACCCCTGCTTTGTCCACTAGTTCGATAAACAAACGTTGGGTTAGGAATCCAAGCACAGTTGGATCATGGGATGCAACAACGATTGATGGGGATGATGAAGGAATGGATGATGATCAATTGGGGTTACCGGGTCGCCAAGGATGTGGGATCTCTTGTTACTGGTCATCCTCTAAGAGAAGTACCCCAAAGCGTGGTGTTTGCGGTAGTTGTTATTCTCCATCATTTTCTGATACGTTAAGAAGAAAAGGAAGCAGTATCTTATGTGGGAGTGGGACCCAAACCAATTATCGGCATAGGCGACGCCAAAGATCGTCCATGGGTGCTTACAACAAGACCCACAAAACTTCTCACGTCCCATTGCTAACAAACGGGGTTGAAAGCAGAGATCGTTCAGATACTGGGACGGATGATGAGCTTTCGACTAACTACGGTGAGCTTGATTTGGAAGCTTTGAGTCGATTAGATGGAAGGAGATGGTCAACAAGCCACAAGAGTCAAGAAGGGCTGGAGCTTGTTGCGGTAAATGGGGAAATCGAAGAAGATTCCGCTTCATCTCTTGATAATATAAATTGCTTTAGCTATAAGTATAAACCCATGTTCTTTGAAGATATAGTTGGCCAGAATGTTGTGGTCCAGTCACTTGTAAATTCTGTAATTAAGGGAAGAATTGCTCCAGTTTATTTATTTCAAGGTCCCCGTGGGACAGGTAAAACGTCAACGGCTAGGATCTTTGCTGCAGCCCTGAATTGTCTTGCCACTGGAGACACAAGACCTTGCGGGGTTTGCAGGGAATGCGCTGAGTTTATTTCAGGCAAAAGTTGGGTCATTACCGAAATGGATGGATCCAGCAAGAAGGGGATTGAAAAAGTTAGATTTTTGATGAAGAAACTGCAGATGGGTTCTTCTACATCAACCTTTATAAGGCATGAGGTTTTTGTTATTGATGAATGTCACCTATTACCATCTAAGTTATGGTTGGCATTCCAAAAGTTTCTTGAAGAACCACCTCAAAATGTCGTGTTCATCTTTATAACTACCGATCTTGATAACGTACCGCGAGCTGTTTTGTCACGGTGCCAAAAGTATACTTTTAACAAAATTAAAGACAGTGATATAGTTAACAGGTTGAGGAAAATCTTAGAAGAGGAAAATTTGGATGTTGAATCGGATGCTTTAGATTTAATTGCTCTGAATGTAGACGGTTCACTCCGGGATGCAGAAACTATGTTGGATCAGTTAAGTTTATTAGGAAAGAGAATCACTACTGATTTGGTGAATGAACTT GTGGGGGTTGTCTCTGATGAGAAGTTATTAGAACTTGTGGAGTTAGCAATGTCATCAAACACAGCAGAAACAGTGAAAAGGGCGAGAGAATTAATGGACTTGGGAGTTGACCCTATGGTTTTGATGTCTCAAATGGCTACGCTTATTATGGATATCATTGCTGGAACATACCAAGTGGTTGAAGCCAGATATGGTGACTCGTTATTTGGTGGTAGAAGTT TGACAGAAGGTGAAGTGGAGAGACTAAAGCAGGCTTTGAAACTTCTCTCTGATGCAGAGAAACAATTAAGAGTTTCTAGTGAACGATCAACATGGTTCACAGCAACCCTTTTACAGCTTGGCTCGGTCCAATCAGCAGATCCTACTCCTTCTGGAAGCAGTAGACGACAAAGCTCAAAAACAACTGATGATGACCACCCTTGTGCCCCTGCCACTTTTAAAGATATTTATTTCCAGAAACAAAAGTCTACTCCTATTAAACCTCTTCTTAACAATAGCACCCCGCAAGATGCACTCCAATCAATGAGGCAACTCATCAATGATGATGGCCCGTCTGTTtcacatcatgatgatgtcacacaTGGAAACACTAATTCAAACATCTTGGATGAAATCTGGGGCCGTTGCATTGATAAGTGCCATTCTAAAACTCTGAGGCAGCTGCTACATACTTATGGGAATCTTGTGTCTATTTCTGAAGATAAAG ATAACCTTGTCGCTTATATTGTCTTTCGGGATAAAGATATCAAAAGCAGAGCTGAAAGATTCCTTAGCAGTATCACAAACTCGTTTGAGACTGTTTTGCGTCGCAATATAGAAGTTAGACTTATATTACTATCAGATGATGATGAGCCCACGGCAAACAAGGATGGTCCAGTAGATAATTTTTCTGACCCCAAAGGGAGAAAGGTTGGGAATCCAGTTCAAAGGATAGAATCAATCATACACGAGCAGAGATTAGAAACTGCATGGTTACAAACTGCAGAAAAAGGCACTCCTGGTTCATTGAATCGGCTAAGACCAGAAAGGAATCAAGTCTTGCCTCAAATGGAGACTTCACAGCAGCAATGGGAGGATGAGTTGACCCGTGAACTCAATCTTTTGAAGATCAATGATGGGAAAAAGGAAAATACTACTATAACACCAAGCTTGTTGCATGATGCCAATTTAGTTACCAAAGATAGCAT GGGATACGAGTCCGGAtcaggaggaggaggtggttgtttCTGTTTTAACAAAACCAAGCGTAACCGCAGAGGAAAG ATGAAACCGGGGACCCCAGTAGGGCCGCGCAGAGGGGCAAGGTTCTTAATATTTGGGGAGTGTGGGAAGTCAGGAAGGACAGAGCATAGATCTAGAAGGTGA